A single genomic interval of Pochonia chlamydosporia 170 chromosome 7, whole genome shotgun sequence harbors:
- a CDS encoding GMC oxidoreductase (similar to Beauveria bassiana ARSEF 2860 XP_008602008.1): MLPTLVIHVSLMHLALAASNIQHPSPDDGHTRPNISFKYFVEAVTSLLGGDGATPSPLGYLQGKIGKPQEFDYIVVGGGAAGTVISYRLAEVGYDVALIEAGEYHEYSKPAFGSVPGLGAVFAGASALTQFNWTDWELYAETRDSTGGRMIHIPQGKGIGGSSSLNYMLYGIPPWSFFDKWADMVQDESYRSDNFQQFYARSATATNRTHSAGLSVWNDTRVFDNTDGPIQLSYTNFISPWTHWLKRGLDATGFRRPVDTEPSSLPFYLQPQLTVRPDDASKSTASEFILKAKLTNLARLRVFTSTEVTKIFFEKSKATGVYVTSSGNESLLKATREVILSAGAVKSPHLLMVSGIGPEDILREHNITTISSLRGVGQNLQDHVYFGVSYPVAVETADASVTNIEGFNKSLRRYEASANGILSSNGLELLAFEKLPPKYRHFSAQTDAHLSEIGRDWPEVEYISANGYIGSYQSDLFQSFNGTNHATILATLSAPTSRGNITIQAADMSQPPIISPNWLESKADQEVAIALFRRARDIFLSPVLRSIRLGVESWPGPDVQTDQQILDTVRRSFFTSGHLAGTCRMGQRGDEAAVVDNAARVLGVQGLRVVDASSLPILPPGHPIATMYAFAEKIADSIIREQIGIT, translated from the exons GGAAGATCGGTAAACCCCAAGAGTTCGACTACATCGTCGTTGGCGGAGGAGCGGCGGGTACTGTCATAAGCTACCGCTTAGCTGAAGTTGGATATGATGTGGCTTTGATCGAAGCTGGCGAATACCATGAGTACTCTAAGCCCGCCTTTGGATCTGTCCCTGGACTTGGGGCCGTGTTTGCTGGCGCCAGTGCTTTGACGCAGTTCAACTGGACCGACTGGGAATTATACGCAGAGACACGGGATAGTACAGGTGGCCGAATGATTCATATACCTCAGGGTAAAGGCATTGGCGGTTCTTCGTCTCTTAATTATATGTTGTACGGTATCCCGCCCTGGAGCTTCTTCGATAAATGGGCGGACATGGTCCAGGACGAGAGCTACAG ATCAGATAACTTTCAGCAATTCTATGCCAGAAGCGCAACGGCTACCAACCGCACGCATTCGGCTGGACTGTCGGTATGGAATGACACTCGTGTCTTTGACAATACGGATGGGCCCATTCAACTCAGCTACACAAACTTCATATCACCATGGACACATTGGCTAAAAAGGGGCTTGGACGCCACTGGGTTCAGGCGGCCAGTCGACACTGAACCCTCCAGTTTGCCTTTCTATCTCCAGCCCCAACTGACAGTGCGGCCAGATGATGCCTCAAAGAGTACAGCCTCAGAATTCATTCTCAAGGCGAAATTGACGAACCTGGCAAGATTAAGGGTATTCACGAGCACAGAAGTAACCAAAATATTCTTCGAGAAAAGCAAGGCCACTGGAGTATACGTCACTTCCTCTGGAAATGAATCTCTGCTCAAAGCAACAAGGGAAGTCATACTCTCTGCTGGCGCTGTAAAGTCGCCCCATCTTTTGATGGTGTCGGGGATAGGCCCGGAGGATATCCTGAGGgagcacaacatcaccacgATATCCTCTTTACGGGGTGTTGGTCAGAATCTGCAGGATCATGTCTATTTCGGCGTGTCATATcctgttgctgttgagacGGCTGATGCTAGTGTCACCAACATCGAAGGATTCAACAAATCGCTGCGACGATATGAAGCATCCGCGAATGGTATACTCAGCTCCAATGGCCTCgagttgcttgcttttgAGAAGCTGCCTCCGAAATATCGTCATTTTTCGGCACAAACCGATGCTCATCTCTCCGAGATTGGACGAGACTGGCCAGAAGTAGAGTATATATCCGCCAACGGTTACATTGGCAGCTATCAAAGCGACTTGTTCCAGTCATTCAACGGTACCAACCATGCCACCATCCTAGCCACCCTTTctgcaccaacatcaagggGCAATATCACAATTCAAGCTGCAGACATGTCACAACCGCCCATTATATCCCCAAACTGGCTAGAGTCCAAAGCCGACCAAGAAGTAGCAATCGCATTGTTCAGGCGTGCACGAGATATATTTCTATCTCCCGTGCTACGAAGCATCCGCTTGGGAGTCGAATCGTGGCCTGGACCGGACGTACAGACGGACCAACAAATCCTTGACACGGTTCGGAGATCATTTTTCACGTCTGGCCACTTGGCTGGAACATGTAGAATGGGCCAAAGAGGTGACGAGGCCGCCGTCGTCGACAACGCAGCCCGTGTGCTTGGTGTTCAGGGCTTACGAGTGGTGGATGCGAGTTCGCTGCCCATATTACCACCAGGCCATCCCATTGCGACGATGTACGCCTTTGCAGAGAAGATTGCCGACTCTATAATCCGCGAACAAATCGGCATAACATGA
- a CDS encoding short-chain dehydrogenase (similar to Metarhizium acridum CQMa 102 XP_007813883.1): MPKNFLITGAARGIGRGLTRHLLASNNRVFLIDHDTTELEHTASVLSKSHSSQVFSTYAADLRSPSAITSAVKEARSFFGGHLDCLVNNAAYTGGVGGLSLQDMTLEEWNKSIETNLTAPMLMTQACLDMLIAARGCVIHVSSTRALMSEPDNEAYSTTKAGLLGLTQSMAVSLGGRGVRVNALVPGWIHVGDECREADEKGGRWKDGLSEEDMRWHLTGRVGRVEDVVRAVEYLVDADGVSGVEMVVDGGVSRKMVYPE; this comes from the coding sequence ATGCCCAAAAACTTCCTCATCACAGGCGCAGCTCGCGGTATCGGCCGCGGCCTCACCCGCCACCTCCTCGCCTCCAACAACCgcgtcttcctcatcgaCCACGACACAACTGAACTAGAACACACAGCCAGCGTATTATCAAAATCCCATTCCTCCCAAGTATTTTCCACCTACGCAGCGGACCTCCGCTCCCCCAGCGCCATTACCTCTGCCGTCAAAGAAGCGCGgtccttctttggcggccATCTCGACTGTCTGGTTAACAACGCCGCTTACACGGGAGGCGTGGGCGGTCTCTCCCTTCAGGACATGACGCTGGAGGAGTGGAACAAGAGCATTGAGACGAATCTCACGGCGCCGATGCTAATGACGCAGGCGTGTCTGGATATGCTGATTGCGGCGAGGGGATGCGTGATACATGTCTCGTCGACGAGGGCTTTGATGAGCGAGCCTGATAATGAGGCGTATTCCACGACCAAGGCGGGTTTGCTGGGGCTGACGCAGAGCATGGCGGTGTCGTTGGGTGGGAGAGGGGTGAGGGTGAATGCTCTTGTGCCGGGGTGGAttcatgttggtgatgagtgTAGGGAGGCGGATGAGAAAGGTGGGAGGTGGAAGGACGGGCTGAGCGAGGAGGATATGCGGTGGCATTTGACGGGGAGAGTGGGCAgggtggaggatgtggtgagggCGGTTGAGTATTTGGTTGATGCGGATGGTGTGAGTGGCGTGGAAatggttgttgatggaggcgtGAGTAGGAAGATGGTGTATCCGGAATAG
- a CDS encoding LipA and NB-ARC domain-containing protein (similar to microsporum gypseum CBS 118893 XP_003176625.1), with protein MVNSEPVYGVHDLRQGSPVAPKDISVDFVSIHGLGGHAFKTWTHSQTGTFWIRDLLPDRLPQVRTLAFGFNAKKTSNNAELDFEDVATQLIAGLNSHRTHEEAVTLPTPEAKLIASCAKGFVFFATPHCGSHLADFVSIFEVFSKIIVDPPNNFIRDLCTSSPKLLELDSDFKSFVREKSIPCTSFYEGERTRRNRLFRGTKIVEKASAQLFIENEEAICLNGDHINLVKFRNSSDERFRLVFDSLKKLVDKIRNAPKPKRMKEHNHIFVPFRPGRYFIGRHDELASLHNWLGDEDNYVPQAVALHGVGGVGKTQLAIKYAVDHSHLYEWVFFANAASAEVLRNDFRQMQHRVCESVDKDENFVEKILAWLTSQEDRWLLILDNANHLQDVSPYLSRLAHRGHIIVTTQDSRVDENEFIRAALHVRSLTPEASQELLFARSGLDPSNEGEAEAAKTLLAEIGHLPLAIDSAGAYMSVRRKSVTEYASLFHEYQKELLDQPRPFSNYERSVSGALELNFKEIDTRPDASALLSLLIFLNRAEVTEAFLKRGVTSQLSWGSNGEAMTVTPQENYVPEALIKLINNPIRLWDALEDLMSLSIITFGSAEDGAGSSFTLHPLYHKCAKHRMSRDLRRKHCAEALLFLAHAFPADEYILEKRDGVLTRAYIPHIIYAYESFKHPDNDLSIDFLDSFASPQSVQQVAGRLRPREVVAKLVLDGDLTYGQGEPKKNAYLLAWIDELLKDSTHLGLKARALSVRLVITYYENGNYAGGIRECEKFLDSVKQAQQSNQTTIDELTNAEIGIIHSTLAELLVTEVGSGSEQFVRSKALLKSWSPLKPEAPSRKETFALGAQARILGKVLKDHGEWAESETQFKVYLDKYAAKGTQPEGWSAGDLAHTLMEQDRAAEAEEILRTYLAARPVYQSMETRTPNRRSDTMYLEMLLGESLMLQEKYAESEALMQQLLEHFFSFGNLWHFEKFRVAFVMTVLARIHHLRGDYYPAIMYWNQMIDYCANKMDVDEQKGKWDRQSFMPLIAELSLSDCYFELGKAEIGRQRQAHSLLLLEKTDGQSWILGLGTYWLNELMTKARKWAAAGVYELDAKLSYQSSVTELPQEAA; from the exons ATGGTGAACAGTGAGCCAGTGTATGGAGTTCACGACTTGCGGCAGGGATCGCCGGTTGCTCCCAAGGACATATCGGTCGA CTTCGTGAGTATTCACGGCTTGGGTGGCCACGCTTTCAAAACCTGGACGCACTCGCAAACAGGTACATTCTGGATTCGTGATCTGCTCCCAGACAGGCTCCCCCAAGTGCGTACTCTGGCCTTTGGGTTCAACGCCAAAAAGACGAGTAACAATGCCGAGTTGGATTTCGAAGATGTTGCAACGCAGCTTATTGCGGGACTGAACAGTCACCGCACACACGAAGAG GCCGTTACTCTGCCCACCCCAGAGGCAAAACTCATTGCGAGCTGTGCAAAGGGGTTCGTCTTCTTTGCAACGCCACATTGCGGGAGCCATCTCGCAGACTTCGTCTCCATCTTCGAAGTCTTTTCGAAGATAATTGTGGATCCGCCGAATAACTTTATTCGCGATCTGTGCACGTCTTCGCCAAAGCT CTTGGAGCTCGACTCAGACTTCAAAAGCTTTGTTCGGGAGAAATCCATCCCATGCACCAGCTTTTATGAAGGGGAGAGGACAAGACGAAATAGACTATTCCGAGGCACCAAG ATTGTGGAGAAAGCGTCAGCTCAGCTTTTCATCGAGAACGAGGAAGCAATCTGCTTGAACGGTGATCATATAAACCTCGTCAAGTTCAGAAATTCCAGCGATGAGAGATTCCGATTAGTCTTTGACAGCCTCAAGAAACTTGTGGACAAAATTAGAAATGCCCCAAAGCCGAAGAGAATGAAGGAACACAACCATATATTCGTTCCTTTTCGGCCAGGCAGGTATTTTATTGGCCGCCACGATGAACTGGCAAGTCTTCACAATTGGCTGGGAGATGAGGACAACTACGTGCCCCAGGCGGTGGCCCTGCACGgggttggaggagttggtaAGACGCAGTTGGCCATCAAATATGCTGTAGACCATTCTCACCTGTATGAGTGGGTGTTTTTCGCCAACGCTGCATCTGCTGAAGTCTTACGCAACGACTTCAGACAAATGCAGCATCGAGTTTGCGAGTCCGTGGACAAGGACGAAAACTTTGTTGAGAAaattttggcttggttgacGTCTCAGGAAGATCGGTGGCTACTCATTCTCGACAACGCTAATCATTTACAAGACGTATCGCCATACCTCTCTCGTCTCGCCCACAGGGGTCACATCATCGTCACAACCCAAGACTCACgtgttgatgagaatgaaTTTATTCGGGCAGCATTGCATGTCCGGTCTCTAACTCCCGAAGCCTCCCAAGAGCTTCTCTTTGCTCGATCAGGACTGGATCCTTCCAACGAGGGGGAAgccgaagcagccaagaCACTTTTAGCAGAAATTGGACATTTACCATTGGCAATAGATTCGGCGGGAGCATATATGAGCGTTCGGCGAAAAAGTGTCACTGAATATGCCTCTCTGTTTCATGAATACCAAAAAGAACTGTTGGACCAACCTCGGCCGTTTTCGAACTATGAACGTTCTGTCAGCGGTGCGCTGGAGCTCAACTTCAAAGAAATTGATACTCGACCAGATGCCTCCGCTCTACTCAGCTTGCTCATCTTCTTGAACAGAGCCGAGGTCACCGAAGCGTTTCTAAAAAGAGGCGTAACAAGTCAGCTGAGCTGGGGTTCCAATGGCGAAGCAATGACAGTTACACCTCAGGAGAATTATGTTCCAGAGGCACTAATCAAATTGATCAACAATCCGATCAGGCTTTGGGATGCTCTCGAGGATTTAATGTCTCTGTCCATTATTACTTTTGGATCTGCTGAAGACGGGGCCGGTAGCTCCTTCACGCTGCATCCTCTGTATCACAAATGTGCCAAGCATCGCATGTCTCGGGACCTACGCCGCAAGCATTGTGCAGAGGCACTTTTGTTCCTGGCACATGCTTTCCCAGCGGATGAGTATATTCTGGAGAAGAG AGACGGCGTGTTGACGAGAGCATACATTCCACATATTATCTACGCATACGAATCATTCAAGCACCCTGACAATGATCTGTCCATTGACTTTTTGGACTCCTTTGCCTCACCGCAGTCTGTTCAACAAGTCGCCGGGCGACTGCGACCTCGCGAGGTTGTTGCCAAacttgttcttgatggtgACTTGACGTACGGGCAAGGTGAACCAAAGAAGAATGCGTACCTTCTCGCTTGGATAGACGAACTTCTAAAGGATTCGACACACTTGGGCCTCAAAGCCCGAGCTTTGTCAGTTCGTCTCGTCATTACCTACTATGAAAACGGAAATTACGCTGGTGGCATCAGAGAGTGCGAGAAGTTCCTCGATTCTGTCAAGCAAGCACAACAATCTAACCAGACCACCATCGACGAATTGACCAACGCGGAGATAGGGATCATCCATTCTACTCTGGCAGAACTCCTAGTCACAGAAGTTGGTTCTGGATCAGAACAGTTCGTGCGGAGCAAGGCACTCTTGAAATCTTGGTCTCCGCTCAAACCGGAAGCACCGAGCCGCAAGGAAACATTCGCTCTCGGAGCACAAGCCCGCATTCTCGGCAAAGTGCTCAAAGATCATGGTGAATGGGCCGAATCCGAGACCCAGTTCAAAGTGTACCTCGACAAGTATGCCGCCAAGGGCACGCAGCCGGAGGGTTGGTCCGCCGGCGACCTTGCACATACACTCATGGAGCAAGATCGTGCTGCGGAAGCGGAAGAAATCCTTCGCACATACCTAGCAGCCCGGCCAGTGTACCAATCGATGGAGACGAGGACCCCAAATCGCCGCAGTGACACCATGTATCTAGAAATGCTCCTCGGCGAAAGCCTTATGTTGCAGGAAAAATACGCCGAAAGCGAAGCCCTCATGCAACAGCTGCTGGAGCACTTCTTCAGTTTTGGAAACTTGTGGCACTTTGAAAAGTTCCGTGTGGCATTCGTCATGACGGTCCTCGCGCGTATTCATCATTTGAGGGGCGACTATTATCCGGCCATTATGTACTGGAACCAGATGATTGATTATTGTGCGAACAAGATGGACGTGGACGAACAAAAGGGGAAGTGGGATCGTCAGTCGTTTATGCCTTTGATTGCGGAACTCAGTCTCTCGGATTGTTACTTCGAGTTGGGGAAAGCCGAGATAGGTCGGCAGCGGCAAGCTCACTCACTGCTTCTCTTGGAGAAGACGGACGGACAGTCGTGGATCCTTGGACTGGGGACGTATTGGCTTAACGAGTTGATGACGAAGGCTAGGAAGTGGGCGGCCGCAGGGGTTTATGAGCTT GATGCAAAGTTAAGTTACCAATCTAGCGTCACTGAGCTGCCACAAGAAGCGGCCTAA